Proteins encoded together in one Rhea pennata isolate bPtePen1 chromosome 27, bPtePen1.pri, whole genome shotgun sequence window:
- the LOC134151721 gene encoding transducin-like enhancer protein 1 isoform X2 yields the protein MFPQNRPPAHLQAPSAASGAPVAASAIPATPQSLKLTYPETLDRIKEEFQFLQNQYHSLKLECEKLATEKTEIQRHYVMYYEMSYGLNIEMHKQTEIAKRLNVICAQLIPFLSQEHQQQVVQAVERAKQVTMTDLNVAIGHQLQTQHLSHHAPPIPLTPHSSGLQPPGLASLGGASGLLALSGALGAQAQLLAKDDRGGHDAEHRGEGLRSCLGGGTAPRAPSTPPCQRPIPGRGAAAARGTAVSLPFCLVLPPLAVTVETERDPGPSSLALPNGERARTISEYLSSSKKRKAEDKDFINDYGSDADKSEDNLVVDEDPSSPHSVHSYSSRENGAEKVPLGRKEAIPLSPTSMASSSSMSPSRSRDVPVVEKAGTPSLKPSTPTSQDAALGTGNSAPQFRPTAAKALDPLALGLRTPLGVQSPYSAAFSMAHPAVNGDVAGSSAYASLHLVSPQLNGAAGAGSYGRSPLVGYDPHPHMRVPGLAASMQVGTSGKPADGQMQPVPFPPDALIGSGIPRHARQLHTLTHGEVVCAVTISNSTRHVYTGGKGCVKVWDVGQPGTKTAVAQLDCLNRDNYIRSCKLLPDGRSLIVGGEASTLSIWDLAAPTPRIKAELTSSAPACYALAISPDAKVCFSCCSDGNIVVWDLQNQTLVRQFQGHTDGASCIDISNDGTKLWTGGLDNTVRCWDLREGRQLQQHDFSSQIFSLGYCPTGEWLAVGMESSNVEILHVTKPDKYQLHLHESCVLSLKFASCGKWFVSTGKDNLLNAWRTPYGASIFQSKESSSVLSCDVSTDDQFIVTGSGDKKATVYEVIY from the exons ATGTTCCCTCAAAACCGGCCTCCG GCCCATCTCCAGGCACCCTCTGCTGCGTCGGGAGCCCCAGTGGCTGCGAGCGCCATCCCCGCCACCCCACAGTCCCTGAAGCTGACTTACCCGGAGACCTTGGACCGGATCAAGGAGGAATTCCAGTTTCTGCAAAACCAATACcacag cttgaAGTTAGAATGTGAAAAGCTggcaacagaaaaaacagaaatccagCGTCATTATGTCATG TACTATGAGATGTCCTATGGCCTGAACATTGAGATGCACAAGCAG ACGGAAATTGCCAAGCGGCTCAATGTGATCTGTGCCCAGCTCATCCCGTTCCTGTCTCAGGAG caccagcagcaggtGGTCCAAGCTGTGGAGCGGGCGAAGCAGGTGACTATGACCGACCTGAACGTGGCAATTGGG CACCAGCTCCAGACGCAGCACCTCTCCCACCACGCTCCCCCCATCCCACTAACCCCCCACTCCTCGGGGCTGCAACCCCCTGGCCTGGCCAGCCTCGGCGGTGCCTCGGGGCTGCTGGCGCTCTCAGGGGCGCTGGGGGCCCAGGCCCAGCTCCTGGCCAAGGACGACCGGGGCGGCCACGACGCCGAGCACAGAG GGGAAGGTCTCCGGTCATGCCTGGGGGGAGGCACTGCCCCACGGGCACCCAGCACCCCGCCGTGCCAGCGCCCCATCCCAGGCAGaggggcggctgcggcgcgtGGCACAGCcgtttcccttcctttctgcctgGTCCTGCCGCCGCTCGCCGTCACCGTGGAGACAGAGCGGGACCCTGGCCCC AGCTCCCTGGCACTGCCCAACGGGGAGCGGGCACGCACTATCTCCGAGtacctgagcagcagcaagaagaggaagGCAGAGGATAAGGACTTCATCAACGACTAT GGCAGTGATGCGGACAAAAGCGAGGATAATTTGGTGGTGGATGAG GACCCTTCATCCCCGCACAGTGTCCACTCCTACTCATCCCGGGAGAATGGTGCAGAGAAGGTCCCACTGGGGAGGAAAGAAGCCATACCACTGAGCCCCACCTCCATGgcctcctccagcagcatgtCCCCGTCCCGCAGCAGGGACGTGCCCGTG GTGGAGAAGGCAGGCACCCCCAGCCTGAAGCCTAGCACGCCCACATCGCAGGATGCAGCCCTGGGTACTGGCAACAGTGCCCCACAGTTTCGCCCCACTGCTGCCAAGGCTTTGGACCCCTTAG ctctgggcctgcGGACCCCGCTGGGCGTGCAGAGCCCATACTCAGCCGCCTTCAGCATGGCTCACCCTGCTGTCAACGGGGACGTGGCCGGGAGCAGCGCCTATGCCAGCCTCCACCTTGTGTCCCCCCAGCTCAATGGGGCTGCGGGTGCCGGAAGCTATGGACGATCACCGCTG GTCGGCTATGACCCCCACCCGCACATGCGTGTCCCGGGACTGGCAGCCAGCATGCAAGTAGGGACGTCGGGGAAGCC TGCTGATGGGCAGATGCAGCCGGTGCCTTTCCCGCCCGATGCCCTCATCGGCTCCGGCATCCCCCGTCACGCACGGCAGCTCCACACCCTGACCCACGGCGAGGTGGTCTGCGCTGTCACCATCAGCAACTCCACGCGGCACGTCTACACAGGGGGCAAGGGCTGTGTGAAGGTGTGGGATGTGGGACAGCCAGGCACCAAGACAGCCGTGGCACAGCTGGACTGCTTG AACCGGGACAACTACATCCGCTCCTGCAAGCTGCTCCCTGACGGCCGCAGCCTCATCGTCGGGGGAGAGGCCAGCACCCTGTCCATCTGGGACCTGGCTGCCCCCACGCCCCGCATCAAGGCTGAGCTCACCTCCTCCGCACCTGCCTGCTATGCCCTGGCCATCAGCCCCGATGCCAAGgtctgcttctcctgctgcagtGATGGCAACATCGTGGTGTGGGACCTGCAGAACCAGACCCTGGTCAG GCAGTTTCAAGGTCACACAGATGGTGCAAGCTGCATCGATATCTCCAATGATGGTACCAAGCTGTGGACAGGGGGCCTGGACAACACTGTGCGATGCTGGGACCTGCGGGAAGGGCgtcagctgcagcagcatgacTTCAGCTCGCAG ATCTTCTCCCTGGGGTACTGCCCCACAGGCGAGTGGCTTGCCGTTGGCATGGAGAGCAGCAACGTGGAGATCCTGCACGTGACCAAACCAGACAAGTACCAGTTGCACCTCCACGAGAGCTGTGTCCTGTCCCTCAAGTTCGCCTCCTGTG GGAAGTGGTTTGTGAGCACAGGGAAGGATAACCTGCTAAATGCCTGGCGGACGCCCTATGGGGCCAGCATATTCCAG TCCAAGGAGTCCTCCTCCGTCCTCAGTTGCGACGTTTCCACGGATGACCAGTTCATCGTTACTGGCTCAGGGGACAAGAAGGCTACAGTTTACGAGGTCATTTACTGA
- the LOC134151721 gene encoding transducin-like enhancer protein 1 isoform X8 gives MRAPLQGFPTEIAKRLNVICAQLIPFLSQEHQQQVVQAVERAKQVTMTDLNVAIGHQLQTQHLSHHAPPIPLTPHSSGLQPPGLASLGGASGLLALSGALGAQAQLLAKDDRGGHDAEHRGEGLRSCLGGGTAPRAPSTPPCQRPIPGRGAAAARGTAVSLPFCLVLPPLAVTVETERDPGPSSLALPNGERARTISEYLSSSKKRKAEDKDFINDYGSDADKSEDNLVVDEDPSSPHSVHSYSSRENGAEKVPLGRKEAIPLSPTSMASSSSMSPSRSRDVPVVEKAGTPSLKPSTPTSQDAALGTGNSAPQFRPTAAKALDPLALGLRTPLGVQSPYSAAFSMAHPAVNGDVAGSSAYASLHLVSPQLNGAAGAGSYGRSPLVGYDPHPHMRVPGLAASMQVGTSGKPAYSFHVSADGQMQPVPFPPDALIGSGIPRHARQLHTLTHGEVVCAVTISNSTRHVYTGGKGCVKVWDVGQPGTKTAVAQLDCLNRDNYIRSCKLLPDGRSLIVGGEASTLSIWDLAAPTPRIKAELTSSAPACYALAISPDAKVCFSCCSDGNIVVWDLQNQTLVRQFQGHTDGASCIDISNDGTKLWTGGLDNTVRCWDLREGRQLQQHDFSSQIFSLGYCPTGEWLAVGMESSNVEILHVTKPDKYQLHLHESCVLSLKFASCGKWFVSTGKDNLLNAWRTPYGASIFQSKESSSVLSCDVSTDDQFIVTGSGDKKATVYEVIY, from the exons aTGAGAGCacctctccagggcttcccG ACGGAAATTGCCAAGCGGCTCAATGTGATCTGTGCCCAGCTCATCCCGTTCCTGTCTCAGGAG caccagcagcaggtGGTCCAAGCTGTGGAGCGGGCGAAGCAGGTGACTATGACCGACCTGAACGTGGCAATTGGG CACCAGCTCCAGACGCAGCACCTCTCCCACCACGCTCCCCCCATCCCACTAACCCCCCACTCCTCGGGGCTGCAACCCCCTGGCCTGGCCAGCCTCGGCGGTGCCTCGGGGCTGCTGGCGCTCTCAGGGGCGCTGGGGGCCCAGGCCCAGCTCCTGGCCAAGGACGACCGGGGCGGCCACGACGCCGAGCACAGAG GGGAAGGTCTCCGGTCATGCCTGGGGGGAGGCACTGCCCCACGGGCACCCAGCACCCCGCCGTGCCAGCGCCCCATCCCAGGCAGaggggcggctgcggcgcgtGGCACAGCcgtttcccttcctttctgcctgGTCCTGCCGCCGCTCGCCGTCACCGTGGAGACAGAGCGGGACCCTGGCCCC AGCTCCCTGGCACTGCCCAACGGGGAGCGGGCACGCACTATCTCCGAGtacctgagcagcagcaagaagaggaagGCAGAGGATAAGGACTTCATCAACGACTAT GGCAGTGATGCGGACAAAAGCGAGGATAATTTGGTGGTGGATGAG GACCCTTCATCCCCGCACAGTGTCCACTCCTACTCATCCCGGGAGAATGGTGCAGAGAAGGTCCCACTGGGGAGGAAAGAAGCCATACCACTGAGCCCCACCTCCATGgcctcctccagcagcatgtCCCCGTCCCGCAGCAGGGACGTGCCCGTG GTGGAGAAGGCAGGCACCCCCAGCCTGAAGCCTAGCACGCCCACATCGCAGGATGCAGCCCTGGGTACTGGCAACAGTGCCCCACAGTTTCGCCCCACTGCTGCCAAGGCTTTGGACCCCTTAG ctctgggcctgcGGACCCCGCTGGGCGTGCAGAGCCCATACTCAGCCGCCTTCAGCATGGCTCACCCTGCTGTCAACGGGGACGTGGCCGGGAGCAGCGCCTATGCCAGCCTCCACCTTGTGTCCCCCCAGCTCAATGGGGCTGCGGGTGCCGGAAGCTATGGACGATCACCGCTG GTCGGCTATGACCCCCACCCGCACATGCGTGTCCCGGGACTGGCAGCCAGCATGCAAGTAGGGACGTCGGGGAAGCC CGCCTACTCCTTCCATGTCAGTGCTGATGGGCAGATGCAGCCGGTGCCTTTCCCGCCCGATGCCCTCATCGGCTCCGGCATCCCCCGTCACGCACGGCAGCTCCACACCCTGACCCACGGCGAGGTGGTCTGCGCTGTCACCATCAGCAACTCCACGCGGCACGTCTACACAGGGGGCAAGGGCTGTGTGAAGGTGTGGGATGTGGGACAGCCAGGCACCAAGACAGCCGTGGCACAGCTGGACTGCTTG AACCGGGACAACTACATCCGCTCCTGCAAGCTGCTCCCTGACGGCCGCAGCCTCATCGTCGGGGGAGAGGCCAGCACCCTGTCCATCTGGGACCTGGCTGCCCCCACGCCCCGCATCAAGGCTGAGCTCACCTCCTCCGCACCTGCCTGCTATGCCCTGGCCATCAGCCCCGATGCCAAGgtctgcttctcctgctgcagtGATGGCAACATCGTGGTGTGGGACCTGCAGAACCAGACCCTGGTCAG GCAGTTTCAAGGTCACACAGATGGTGCAAGCTGCATCGATATCTCCAATGATGGTACCAAGCTGTGGACAGGGGGCCTGGACAACACTGTGCGATGCTGGGACCTGCGGGAAGGGCgtcagctgcagcagcatgacTTCAGCTCGCAG ATCTTCTCCCTGGGGTACTGCCCCACAGGCGAGTGGCTTGCCGTTGGCATGGAGAGCAGCAACGTGGAGATCCTGCACGTGACCAAACCAGACAAGTACCAGTTGCACCTCCACGAGAGCTGTGTCCTGTCCCTCAAGTTCGCCTCCTGTG GGAAGTGGTTTGTGAGCACAGGGAAGGATAACCTGCTAAATGCCTGGCGGACGCCCTATGGGGCCAGCATATTCCAG TCCAAGGAGTCCTCCTCCGTCCTCAGTTGCGACGTTTCCACGGATGACCAGTTCATCGTTACTGGCTCAGGGGACAAGAAGGCTACAGTTTACGAGGTCATTTACTGA
- the LOC134151721 gene encoding transducin-like enhancer protein 1 isoform X7, with product MFPQNRPPAHLQAPSAASGAPVAASAIPATPQSLKLTYPETLDRIKEEFQFLQNQYHSLKLECEKLATEKTEIQRHYVMYYEMSYGLNIEMHKQTEIAKRLNVICAQLIPFLSQEHQQQVVQAVERAKQVTMTDLNVAIGHQLQTQHLSHHAPPIPLTPHSSGLQPPGLASLGGASGLLALSGALGAQAQLLAKDDRGGHDAEHRERDPGPSSLALPNGERARTISEYLSSSKKRKAEDKDFINDYGSDADKSEDNLVVDEDPSSPHSVHSYSSRENGAEKVPLGRKEAIPLSPTSMASSSSMSPSRSRDVPVVEKAGTPSLKPSTPTSQDAALGTGNSAPQFRPTAAKALDPLALGLRTPLGVQSPYSAAFSMAHPAVNGDVAGSSAYASLHLVSPQLNGAAGAGSYGRSPLVGYDPHPHMRVPGLAASMQVGTSGKPAYSFHVSADGQMQPVPFPPDALIGSGIPRHARQLHTLTHGEVVCAVTISNSTRHVYTGGKGCVKVWDVGQPGTKTAVAQLDCLNRDNYIRSCKLLPDGRSLIVGGEASTLSIWDLAAPTPRIKAELTSSAPACYALAISPDAKVCFSCCSDGNIVVWDLQNQTLVRQFQGHTDGASCIDISNDGTKLWTGGLDNTVRCWDLREGRQLQQHDFSSQIFSLGYCPTGEWLAVGMESSNVEILHVTKPDKYQLHLHESCVLSLKFASCGKWFVSTGKDNLLNAWRTPYGASIFQSKESSSVLSCDVSTDDQFIVTGSGDKKATVYEVIY from the exons ATGTTCCCTCAAAACCGGCCTCCG GCCCATCTCCAGGCACCCTCTGCTGCGTCGGGAGCCCCAGTGGCTGCGAGCGCCATCCCCGCCACCCCACAGTCCCTGAAGCTGACTTACCCGGAGACCTTGGACCGGATCAAGGAGGAATTCCAGTTTCTGCAAAACCAATACcacag cttgaAGTTAGAATGTGAAAAGCTggcaacagaaaaaacagaaatccagCGTCATTATGTCATG TACTATGAGATGTCCTATGGCCTGAACATTGAGATGCACAAGCAG ACGGAAATTGCCAAGCGGCTCAATGTGATCTGTGCCCAGCTCATCCCGTTCCTGTCTCAGGAG caccagcagcaggtGGTCCAAGCTGTGGAGCGGGCGAAGCAGGTGACTATGACCGACCTGAACGTGGCAATTGGG CACCAGCTCCAGACGCAGCACCTCTCCCACCACGCTCCCCCCATCCCACTAACCCCCCACTCCTCGGGGCTGCAACCCCCTGGCCTGGCCAGCCTCGGCGGTGCCTCGGGGCTGCTGGCGCTCTCAGGGGCGCTGGGGGCCCAGGCCCAGCTCCTGGCCAAGGACGACCGGGGCGGCCACGACGCCGAGCACAGAG AGCGGGACCCTGGCCCC AGCTCCCTGGCACTGCCCAACGGGGAGCGGGCACGCACTATCTCCGAGtacctgagcagcagcaagaagaggaagGCAGAGGATAAGGACTTCATCAACGACTAT GGCAGTGATGCGGACAAAAGCGAGGATAATTTGGTGGTGGATGAG GACCCTTCATCCCCGCACAGTGTCCACTCCTACTCATCCCGGGAGAATGGTGCAGAGAAGGTCCCACTGGGGAGGAAAGAAGCCATACCACTGAGCCCCACCTCCATGgcctcctccagcagcatgtCCCCGTCCCGCAGCAGGGACGTGCCCGTG GTGGAGAAGGCAGGCACCCCCAGCCTGAAGCCTAGCACGCCCACATCGCAGGATGCAGCCCTGGGTACTGGCAACAGTGCCCCACAGTTTCGCCCCACTGCTGCCAAGGCTTTGGACCCCTTAG ctctgggcctgcGGACCCCGCTGGGCGTGCAGAGCCCATACTCAGCCGCCTTCAGCATGGCTCACCCTGCTGTCAACGGGGACGTGGCCGGGAGCAGCGCCTATGCCAGCCTCCACCTTGTGTCCCCCCAGCTCAATGGGGCTGCGGGTGCCGGAAGCTATGGACGATCACCGCTG GTCGGCTATGACCCCCACCCGCACATGCGTGTCCCGGGACTGGCAGCCAGCATGCAAGTAGGGACGTCGGGGAAGCC CGCCTACTCCTTCCATGTCAGTGCTGATGGGCAGATGCAGCCGGTGCCTTTCCCGCCCGATGCCCTCATCGGCTCCGGCATCCCCCGTCACGCACGGCAGCTCCACACCCTGACCCACGGCGAGGTGGTCTGCGCTGTCACCATCAGCAACTCCACGCGGCACGTCTACACAGGGGGCAAGGGCTGTGTGAAGGTGTGGGATGTGGGACAGCCAGGCACCAAGACAGCCGTGGCACAGCTGGACTGCTTG AACCGGGACAACTACATCCGCTCCTGCAAGCTGCTCCCTGACGGCCGCAGCCTCATCGTCGGGGGAGAGGCCAGCACCCTGTCCATCTGGGACCTGGCTGCCCCCACGCCCCGCATCAAGGCTGAGCTCACCTCCTCCGCACCTGCCTGCTATGCCCTGGCCATCAGCCCCGATGCCAAGgtctgcttctcctgctgcagtGATGGCAACATCGTGGTGTGGGACCTGCAGAACCAGACCCTGGTCAG GCAGTTTCAAGGTCACACAGATGGTGCAAGCTGCATCGATATCTCCAATGATGGTACCAAGCTGTGGACAGGGGGCCTGGACAACACTGTGCGATGCTGGGACCTGCGGGAAGGGCgtcagctgcagcagcatgacTTCAGCTCGCAG ATCTTCTCCCTGGGGTACTGCCCCACAGGCGAGTGGCTTGCCGTTGGCATGGAGAGCAGCAACGTGGAGATCCTGCACGTGACCAAACCAGACAAGTACCAGTTGCACCTCCACGAGAGCTGTGTCCTGTCCCTCAAGTTCGCCTCCTGTG GGAAGTGGTTTGTGAGCACAGGGAAGGATAACCTGCTAAATGCCTGGCGGACGCCCTATGGGGCCAGCATATTCCAG TCCAAGGAGTCCTCCTCCGTCCTCAGTTGCGACGTTTCCACGGATGACCAGTTCATCGTTACTGGCTCAGGGGACAAGAAGGCTACAGTTTACGAGGTCATTTACTGA
- the LOC134151721 gene encoding transducin-like enhancer protein 1 isoform X11, with amino-acid sequence MSYGLNIEMHKQTEIAKRLNVICAQLIPFLSQEHQQQVVQAVERAKQVTMTDLNVAIGHQLQTQHLSHHAPPIPLTPHSSGLQPPGLASLGGASGLLALSGALGAQAQLLAKDDRGGHDAEHRGEGLRSCLGGGTAPRAPSTPPCQRPIPGRGAAAARGTAVSLPFCLVLPPLAVTVETERDPGPSSLALPNGERARTISEYLSSSKKRKAEDKDFINDYGSDADKSEDNLVVDEDPSSPHSVHSYSSRENGAEKVPLGRKEAIPLSPTSMASSSSMSPSRSRDVPVVEKAGTPSLKPSTPTSQDAALGTGNSAPQFRPTAAKALDPLALGLRTPLGVQSPYSAAFSMAHPAVNGDVAGSSAYASLHLVSPQLNGAAGAGSYGRSPLVGYDPHPHMRVPGLAASMQVGTSGKPAYSFHVSADGQMQPVPFPPDALIGSGIPRHARQLHTLTHGEVVCAVTISNSTRHVYTGGKGCVKVWDVGQPGTKTAVAQLDCLNRDNYIRSCKLLPDGRSLIVGGEASTLSIWDLAAPTPRIKAELTSSAPACYALAISPDAKVCFSCCSDGNIVVWDLQNQTLVRQFQGHTDGASCIDISNDGTKLWTGGLDNTVRCWDLREGRQLQQHDFSSQIFSLGYCPTGEWLAVGMESSNVEILHVTKPDKYQLHLHESCVLSLKFASCGKWFVSTGKDNLLNAWRTPYGASIFQSKESSSVLSCDVSTDDQFIVTGSGDKKATVYEVIY; translated from the exons ATGTCCTATGGCCTGAACATTGAGATGCACAAGCAG ACGGAAATTGCCAAGCGGCTCAATGTGATCTGTGCCCAGCTCATCCCGTTCCTGTCTCAGGAG caccagcagcaggtGGTCCAAGCTGTGGAGCGGGCGAAGCAGGTGACTATGACCGACCTGAACGTGGCAATTGGG CACCAGCTCCAGACGCAGCACCTCTCCCACCACGCTCCCCCCATCCCACTAACCCCCCACTCCTCGGGGCTGCAACCCCCTGGCCTGGCCAGCCTCGGCGGTGCCTCGGGGCTGCTGGCGCTCTCAGGGGCGCTGGGGGCCCAGGCCCAGCTCCTGGCCAAGGACGACCGGGGCGGCCACGACGCCGAGCACAGAG GGGAAGGTCTCCGGTCATGCCTGGGGGGAGGCACTGCCCCACGGGCACCCAGCACCCCGCCGTGCCAGCGCCCCATCCCAGGCAGaggggcggctgcggcgcgtGGCACAGCcgtttcccttcctttctgcctgGTCCTGCCGCCGCTCGCCGTCACCGTGGAGACAGAGCGGGACCCTGGCCCC AGCTCCCTGGCACTGCCCAACGGGGAGCGGGCACGCACTATCTCCGAGtacctgagcagcagcaagaagaggaagGCAGAGGATAAGGACTTCATCAACGACTAT GGCAGTGATGCGGACAAAAGCGAGGATAATTTGGTGGTGGATGAG GACCCTTCATCCCCGCACAGTGTCCACTCCTACTCATCCCGGGAGAATGGTGCAGAGAAGGTCCCACTGGGGAGGAAAGAAGCCATACCACTGAGCCCCACCTCCATGgcctcctccagcagcatgtCCCCGTCCCGCAGCAGGGACGTGCCCGTG GTGGAGAAGGCAGGCACCCCCAGCCTGAAGCCTAGCACGCCCACATCGCAGGATGCAGCCCTGGGTACTGGCAACAGTGCCCCACAGTTTCGCCCCACTGCTGCCAAGGCTTTGGACCCCTTAG ctctgggcctgcGGACCCCGCTGGGCGTGCAGAGCCCATACTCAGCCGCCTTCAGCATGGCTCACCCTGCTGTCAACGGGGACGTGGCCGGGAGCAGCGCCTATGCCAGCCTCCACCTTGTGTCCCCCCAGCTCAATGGGGCTGCGGGTGCCGGAAGCTATGGACGATCACCGCTG GTCGGCTATGACCCCCACCCGCACATGCGTGTCCCGGGACTGGCAGCCAGCATGCAAGTAGGGACGTCGGGGAAGCC CGCCTACTCCTTCCATGTCAGTGCTGATGGGCAGATGCAGCCGGTGCCTTTCCCGCCCGATGCCCTCATCGGCTCCGGCATCCCCCGTCACGCACGGCAGCTCCACACCCTGACCCACGGCGAGGTGGTCTGCGCTGTCACCATCAGCAACTCCACGCGGCACGTCTACACAGGGGGCAAGGGCTGTGTGAAGGTGTGGGATGTGGGACAGCCAGGCACCAAGACAGCCGTGGCACAGCTGGACTGCTTG AACCGGGACAACTACATCCGCTCCTGCAAGCTGCTCCCTGACGGCCGCAGCCTCATCGTCGGGGGAGAGGCCAGCACCCTGTCCATCTGGGACCTGGCTGCCCCCACGCCCCGCATCAAGGCTGAGCTCACCTCCTCCGCACCTGCCTGCTATGCCCTGGCCATCAGCCCCGATGCCAAGgtctgcttctcctgctgcagtGATGGCAACATCGTGGTGTGGGACCTGCAGAACCAGACCCTGGTCAG GCAGTTTCAAGGTCACACAGATGGTGCAAGCTGCATCGATATCTCCAATGATGGTACCAAGCTGTGGACAGGGGGCCTGGACAACACTGTGCGATGCTGGGACCTGCGGGAAGGGCgtcagctgcagcagcatgacTTCAGCTCGCAG ATCTTCTCCCTGGGGTACTGCCCCACAGGCGAGTGGCTTGCCGTTGGCATGGAGAGCAGCAACGTGGAGATCCTGCACGTGACCAAACCAGACAAGTACCAGTTGCACCTCCACGAGAGCTGTGTCCTGTCCCTCAAGTTCGCCTCCTGTG GGAAGTGGTTTGTGAGCACAGGGAAGGATAACCTGCTAAATGCCTGGCGGACGCCCTATGGGGCCAGCATATTCCAG TCCAAGGAGTCCTCCTCCGTCCTCAGTTGCGACGTTTCCACGGATGACCAGTTCATCGTTACTGGCTCAGGGGACAAGAAGGCTACAGTTTACGAGGTCATTTACTGA